A segment of the Leptospira andrefontaineae genome:
CTTCCAAAAAAACTGTGGGGATAGTCCATGCAGGTGCAATCGTAGAAACTGAATTAAAAGAAGATTTCTTTTCCAACCAAAGAGTAGTCATTCGTTTGAATAGCCAAGACTTCTCTTTGATGAATAATGTAGTGAATCGTATCAAAGAAACTGTTCCAGAAAAATTCGGATTAAAAGCAGACTCCATCCAAGCTTTAACTCCCTCTGAGATTGTGATAGAAGTAGGCGCAGGCTTCTCTGCGAAATCTCCAGGTTTACTTAATCTTCTCTCCGATCTGGAAAACATCACCGTAGAATCAAATCCAAGAGCTAAAGTTGTGATCAACGAAAGATCCGGTGTCATCGTAATGGGCGGAAACATCTCAATCGATGAAGTAGCAGTTGCCAGATCCGGTTTAAGTCTTTCCGTCGCAGATAAGAACAGAAGACCTACAAGACTGAGTGGGGAAAAACCTCCCACAAAAGAATCTTTCGTGATAGAAGAGGCTACTCAAGTCTCCGATGTAGTGGAAGCATTGAATAAAGTAGGAGCTTCTACAAAAGATATCATAGCAATTTTAGAAGCATTGAAGGCGGCAGGTGCACTTCATGCGGAACTGGAGATACAATAATGATAGATAAAATCCAAGACTATCGTTCTAAATTGGATCTTACAGAAAGGCCGGAAGTCCAAAAACTTTTACGTGAAGAAAAAAATGCAAAACCGGGCCAAAGTTTTCCGGATCAATTAAGAGAAGAGTTTAATAATACTTTATCCGGAAAGGTTTCCTCTTCTGAGGTGAGAATGCCTCATAATATTAAAGAAGAGATCGCTGCAGACCCATATCGTAAGAAGTTATTCGATGCTTCCGGTGAATTTGAATCCATCTTTGTAAAGATGATGTTGAAGGAAATGAAATCCACAGTCCATAAGTCCGGACTTATAGACGGCGGTTACGCAGAAGAAATTTTCGAAGATATGCTTTATGACGAATATTCCAAGAATTTATCTGCGAATTCTTCTTTGGGATTGGCGGAACAGATCTACCAATCTTTGTCTTCTAATCTTCCGCCGATCTCTAAACTGAATTCGAAAGTTTAATAAAGTTTATTCGCTCCTGGTCTCTTTCTTTGGACTTAACGAACTAAACTTTATTGACATTTACCTGGTTCGTTATGTAAACTAATCTTCCGGTTTGTATGATACAAATCAGTGAAATTCTAAATCTAATTTTTGACTCCATAGGTTTGGTTACGATAGTCGCTCTTTATCGGATCGGACTCATACCAAAATATAAATATCTATTTATTGGATTCCTATGTGTCTGGTTTAGCAGCCTGTTTACAGTTTTGGAAGGTTTTTTCTGGCCTGTATTCTTGAATTTCCTCGAACATTTCACTTTCTTATTATCTGGAGCCTTCTTTCTATTCGGGATAAACGTTTATTTTTTAAAAAGGCGGGAAGTCTGAAATGAACGTTATATCGATTATGAGTTTGGCGACTTTTTTCCTATATGCGATTTCTTTAACTCTATTGATCAGAAGTATATTGAAAAATCATGTTATGTTCGGGCCTGGAGTATTTGCGGCCGCGGCTCTTTCTACAGGATTTTTTGTATGTGTTTCTAATTTTTTAGAACATTCGGGCATCAGTGATATTTTAGATGATTATGAAGGGTTTGCTCGAGATCTTTTTGTAATGTTTCTCCTGATCTTTTTATATGTGGATTCGATGCATAGGGAACAGGCAAAAAGAGAGAAGGATCAAAAAAGAATACAAAACGAGCTTAAGGAAAAAGCGTTCTTGCTTACTGAGATCCATCATAGAGTAAATAATAATCTACAGATAGTTTCGAGCCTTCTTTCAATGCAAAGAGCGAATAAGGAAGACGAGAATATTTCGGAGGCTCTTAGGATCGCACAGAATCGGATCCAGTCTATCGCAAAGATCCATCAGATTATCTATGATTCTAATAATCTTTTGCAGATCGGGGCCGAATCAATTTTAGATCCTGTAATTCAAAATCTGGAAAATACTTATAAGAATAAATCCGGGAAAATTTCAGTTAATATTGAAATAGATAAGAATATTAAATTGGATCCGGATACTGCTATGCCTCTCGGCCTGATTTTAAATGAACTCGTTACAAACTCCTTGAAACATGCATTCTGTGAAGGAGAAAGCGGTGAGATTTCCGTTCGATTGGAACAGGATGATAAAAATCTAATATTGTCCGTTTCCGATTCGGGGAAAGGGATCGAAGATTCAACCAACCAGACAGAAGGGATCGGGATGAAACTTGTGGAAAGTTTAGTCCTGCAGATAAGAGGAAGTGTTCTTGTGGATTCTAAAGAGGGAATGTCCGTAAGGATTGTGGTTCCTAAGGAAGGAAAACCGAGTATAGTATTTACTCTTCCTTAGGAAATTTTAAAGGTTAATCGACTTTTGGTTTTTTTACGGAAAGAAATAAAAGGATGATCCATCCTATAACTGTCCATCCTAAAAATAAATTGAGGACAGGGATTAATATTAAATTCTTCTTTTTGACGATTGCCACGATAGAAGGAAGAAAATACATCCCAATAAAAGGCAGAAGGAACACAATTTCAAAAATGCTTAAATTACCTATAAATCCAAATATCATAGTTACCTCTAATATTACTATTCAATCAGGTCCCTAAAACAGACAGAATCCAAATCTTTCTGCAAAGAAGTTTCTGCCTTATCCATTTTCTCTCGAACTTTGTCCGGATACACATGAAAAGAAGGATCTTCTTTTAATAGAGGCTCAGGTATTCTGCGATAAAAATCTCCCAGGGTCAGATCTTCTCCCGATACCACTGGCAACCAGGCACCACCTTCATTTGTTTCTACAAGTAGGCCTGCTTCGGATAATGTTTTAGTAAGCCTTGGGATCTCTTCTGCATGAAGGCCTGATTTGATCGCGAGGTCTCCGCTTCGAGGGGAAATTTTACTTTCTTTTTGGACCAAGTAGACTGCTTTCAAGACTCCGATCAACTTTCTGAACTCATAGCTAAATGCAGTATGATGTTCTTCTATCAATTGAAAAGGTGCGTAGTATCTTTCCGGATATTGAACGCAGGCGGTAACTTCTGCGCCAAATAGAACGATCAATGATAATGAATACACTCCAATCAGGAAAATAGGTATGGAAGCGAGTGCCTTGTACACTATCATTGTAGTTTCGGAGAAGGAGGTGATATACACCTGAAAGCCATACAGGAAGGCCAAAAAGATCACACTCGTAAATCCTGCTCCCCAAGAAGATGCCCTGATTGGGACCTTTGTGTTCGGGATCAAAGTAAATAAAGCCAAAAAGAAAAGCCAGATCCCTATTAATGGAAAGAAGAATTTTAGAATATTATAAGGTGAGAATACTGACTCTCCTCCTTGTAGGATGATCGTTTCGTATTTAACATCCTTATATTCCGAAAGACTGATCTTTCTATATTCTCCTATATTCAATAATCTGAATCTTCCATTTTCACTTCTGTCCAATAGTCCGGAGGCGAAAACTTTTCCTTTAGCCGGGATATAAAAAGTATTCCAATGTTCTCCGCCATCAATGGAGACTAGGATATTCCCGAGAGCATCCAAAAGGAAAATGTCCGCTGATTCTTCGTTTTCTATGGACCAGACTTTAGTAAATGTGTATCTTTTATGGCTGAGATTTTTCCAGGAATAACCGCCATCTTCTGTTTTGAAAACGGAACCTCTTTCTCCCGTTACAAAAAATTCTCCCGGTCTGATCCGATGAATATCTTTTAAGCCGTGGCCCGTGATCTTGGTTGCATTCCAAGTATATCCACCGTCTTCACTTTTCCAAACATTCCCATCTTCATCCACTATGTATCCGAGATAAGGTTCAGGAAAATAGACACGGTTTGCACGTATTTTTAGAACATTTGTGAATACCGGTTTATAACTTCTTCCTTGGGTGAAAAAATGTAGGACTTCCCCGTTGGAGAAGATTAAATAGAAATTGCCTTCGTTGATATATTCAAAATCTTTAAAATTAGAATTATCGAAATAGATTGCATTCCATACGGAACCATCTACCGGTTTGGAAAGGAATAATCCATTTTCGGAAAGTGCATATACTTTTCCATCTTTGATAGAAACTCTAACAAAATTCTCTTTGGAAATGTCCGGCTTTTCGCAGAAGTCTACACGGACACCGAAGGAATCAAGACAGCGAATATTTTTAAGATCTATGTCTTTCTCGTCTAGATAATAGTCCTTTTTGAGACCTGAATCCATTCGGAATAATGTGCCATTCTCACCAGCGATCCAAATATGATTTTCTGAGTCCTTGTCCATACTCAGATAATGAGGCGGGCGAAATACATCCGTTACTTTTTTAGCAAGATTGTCGCCGATCACTAAGAGCAAAGGACCGATAGAAAGAACAAAAAAGTAAAATACGAATTCTTGTAGAACGGATCTTTTTTCTTCTATCCTCCAGATGGAGTTAAAGGAGTTTTCTAAAGATCTTAGTACAGTGGTTGCGGAGAAGACTAAAAGAATAAAACCGATTGCGCCGATCTGTCTAGCAGCATCTATTAGTTCTCCCAGGGTATCCAGGTACGGATTGATATCTAAGTTGATATTACTTACTAAGAAAAATGCATTAATTTTATCGAATATTTCTTCTTTACGATTGTCCAATCCTGAAGTGATCGTTAAAAGGGAAAGTGCTACTACAAGCATCGGGATCAAAGAAACGATTGTGGTATAAGAAATACCAGAGGCCTTGATAAGACATTCGTCTTTGGCAAAACGATAGGCGGAAGCCGCTAAAACACGGACCGTAAAGTTCAGTTTTCTTCCTAAACCTGCGTCGGGAATATAATCAAAAAATCTACTATACTTTGTATTCGGATGAGAATTCATTTCTTAATCGCGTAATGCACCATAGAAGAAGTGAGTGGTATTCCTTTTTGGGAAAGTTTACTTTTGAAATGGTAGAAAAAGATCCTGAACCATTTTAAATAATCCTTCCAGCTTGAAAAACTTCCCCTTGATTTTAAAAGTTTAGCGGAAAGAGGGAAGTCCACTCCGAGGTAGGTAATTTGTCTTTCGAATCCTCTTATGGCAAGAATTTTCCGAAGGATTTTTGCAGAATAATAATACACATGGCCAGGAAGATAATAGTGATAATTTTTACCTGCTTCCATTGCCTGCCAGGCATCGAAATTTGCGGTTTGAATAAGAAGTAATCCGCCTGGTTTTAGGATCCTTGCAAGTTTATTGAATACTTCTTTTGGGTTCTCTAAATGTTCGATCACTTCGATTAGTGTTATCACATCGAAAAAATTTTCGGGGATTTCTGCGTCCAAGAATTGGCCCTGCCAAACTTTGAAACCTCTTGCCTCAGCTTGTTTAGCGGAGAAGGGGGAAATTTCCACACCGTAAGGCGAAAATCCTTTTTCTTTAGCACATTCTAAAAAGCCACCGAAGGAGCAGCCGATATCCAAGAAGTTTCCGGAAGATTTGAATTTGGAAATATTTTTTAAACGAGCAAACCAAACATATCGATCGAATTTTTCCGTCTGTCTTTCGTCTCTATAAGTGAATTCCTGATTACCGGTATAATATTCTTCCGTATATAATGACTCAGGTTCAGGTCTTGGGAATTGTGCTTGGAATCCGCAGGTTTTGCAAATTTGGATAGGAAGATTGAAACCGTTAAATTCGGATCTGTATAAAGGTTCCCAATCACAATCCCCAGTAAGAGGGCATTCTTCTTGGATTATTTTTTGGCGAGAAAGATCCAATGACAAATCCTCTCATCCAATTTTCCTAATGGAGTTCTCTCCGTATAACCGATTTCGAAAGAAGAAAAATTTTGAAGAAGGTTTTGCACGTCTTCTTTGGAATAAAACCAGGTGGCACCACCGGCAAGATCCGTAGTTCCTATCTTACCTTTTTCCGCCTTAAGATGAGTATCACCTTCTGCTCTGACAGAAGCTGCTAGATAACCGCCTTTTTTTAAAATACGAAAGGTATCATCTAACATAGATTTTGCGAGTTCCGGTGAATTATAATGTAGGACTCCCCAACTTACTATAAGATCAAACTCTTCATCCGCAAACGGATAAGGAGGAGAATTTAGAAGAAAAGTTTTGGCCCAAGGATAAGATTCCTTAACCGACTGGATAGAATTTTCACTATAGTCTGCGGCGGATACTTCGTAACCAAAATCTTTTAGAAGAACACAATGTCTTCCGGAACCTGTCCCAAAATCCAAAGCTTTAGGAGAATTGGAAGAAGAAGGAAATTTAGAGATCATACGAACTAAATTCTCATCGGGATAGGAAAGTTTAGCTTTAGGTCTGGTGTAATGAGTTTCCCAGGCCTCTTTGGAAGGATGCTCAGCGGGCTTCATATTCCGCCTTCAAACGATTTTTCACGGAACCATTCCATTCTTCTTCGGAAGAAGAAACCTTTGATCTTAAACAAAGAACTCTGGTCCTTGTTTCATTCCCCAAAGAGGTATCCAGCTTAGAACCAGGCTCTTTTAAGTTTTGATTTAAAAGAATTGTTTCACCATAATTTGTAGGAAAATCTTCCCAGGATTTCAGAACAGAAACTCCTCTGGGTGGAATATCAAAACGAACTTGAGATTTTAGTTTTTTAGGAATTTCTAAACTGGAAGGAGGAGGTGTAATCGGCTCTCCTACCAAAAGTTTTACCAGGTTGGTGAAATAATCATAACCGGAATAACCTGGTACAAGAATATCTGCCAGGTATTCACCGCCAACTTCTGGAGCGGCTTCGATTAAAACAAGATCCCCATTTTCATCCGATCTGAATTCGGCCACAAAAGGACAATTTTTCAGACCAGTTGCCTTAACGATCGCTCTGCATAACATCTTGATCTCGCCTTCCAATTCGGATTTAGGGAAGGGAAGTCTATGAGCCGCTTCTAAAAAAGGAGGAAAAGAAGAAGTCTCCTTTAAGGAAATATTCACCAAATGGAATTCGGAACCTTCTACCAATCCCAAAACAGTATATTCAGGACCTGGAATATACTCTTCTAGAAGCCAGGTTTCAGGATGAGGAGAATTTGCAGTAGTTTTTGATTTGGGTTGTTTTTTGGGAGAAATTATATTCGCAACTGATTTCAGCTCAGAATCGGATTCTACGAGTTGGATCCCCGATTTGCCGCTACCTTGGCTCGGTTTTAAGATCCATGGATAAGGAAAAGATTTAGACTTTGCTTTGATCTCGGAGACAGGGATCTCTCTCGGAACTCTGATACCTTTGGGAGCCAGTGTTTCTTTCAAAATGTGTTTATCAGAAAATTTTAATACAGATTCTGTGCTTGCATACTTGAGTTTTAGTTTTTCTGCAAGGTAGGCTGTGCTATAAGTAGCTTTGCCGAAGGATCTTGTTCCGACTCCTACGATTGGGGTAGGTAAAGGATTTTCGGCAACCGCTCTTAAGATCCTTCTGTATTCGAAGGTGGACTCAATGATCCTCATGCTTGCTAAGGCAAAGCCTGGGGCCTTATCGTTTTTGTCTACTGCGGCTACTTCTAGGCCTAACGCTCTTGCTGCAGAGATTAAGGGTACCTGGTTTTTGCCGGCTCCTAAGGAGAGAAAATACCCTTTTTTCTTCATCCCCTGGATAAATAGCCCTCCGAACAAGAGATGTCAAAGGTTTTTTAGTAATGAGACAAAATCCGCCTTCTTTGTGGGAGTTCAAACAGGATTGTAGAAGGCGGCCCCCACCCTGGTTCGGGTGGAGGAGGAGGGCCCGTGGGAGGTTGCTTCCAGACTCTATATCAGAAAATTTTCAAATTCTCAGCTCCGATTTCCACACTTTCGGGATGGAATGTAGATTCTGGATTCCGTTGCCCTTCTGGCCGGAATGAAATTTTCCGAATCACAGTTCCGCCAGGGATGTGAAGGGCTTGTCCCACCGAAGGTGGGATGAGGCGGGCTCGCCGAAACCGTAGCAGCCCGGTCCCGCCGTCGGGCGGGAGGCGGCCGTCACTCGTCTTGTTTTTGAGATTAGTAGGAACTCCTTCTTATTTTTTCTTTTTATGTCTTCAAAAGCGTAATGGGAATTTTGAAAAACTCCGATCCTTAAAAAGAGCAGGAGAAAGTAGAATGTTAAGAGGAATGTACACCGGATCTAATGGAATGATCGTGCAGCAGACGCGCATGGACGTGATCTCCAACAATCTTGCGAACGTGGACAAAACCGCTTTCAAAAGGGATACAACGTTGTTCAAAACTTTCCCTGAACTTTTGATCCATAGATTCAGCGAAGACGGTGTAGGCAAGGTGCCTATGGGCTCGTTTGATACAGCTCCTGTGGTCGGTAAACTCGGGTTAGGCGCCGAGGTGAATGAAATTTATACAAGATTCGAACAAGGGGCCGTGAAGAAGACAGATAACCCTTTCGATATGATGTTACAAGATCGACCTGGCACAGAACATCCTGCCTTCTTTAGCATTTTAACAAATAGAGGAGAAAGGCTTTCTCGCTCAGGTGCATTTGTTTTAGATACGAATGGTTATTTGGTGACCCCTCAAGGTTTTCCTTTGATGGGAGAGAATGGTCCGATCAAAGTTGCTCGCGGTAATTTTTTAATTAGAGAGAATGGGGAAGTTTGGATCAACGGTGAGATTGGTAACGATCCTCGCAATTCTACCGGCGCGGATAAGAATAAATTTGAAACTCCTGTTCTTTTGGATCGTATCAAGATCCGCACTGTGGAAAATCCTCGTCATTTAGATAAAGAAGGGGATTCTTTTTACAATGATACTCCCGAGTCCGGTGAACCAAGACCTTTTCTTTTGGAAGAAGAACCAAATCTTCTCCAAGGTTATTTAGAAGCTTCTAATGTAAGTGTCGTGACTGAAATGGTAGAAATGATAGAAGTGAACCGCTCTTACGAAGCAAATCAGAAGACTGTCCAAACTCAAGATCAGATGTTAGGTAAACTTCTGAATGATGTGTTAAGATAGAAATCCTTTCCTCTCAATCCGAACCGCCCCTCTTTTCTGGCTCTCGGATTGACAGCAAAAGCATCCCTATCTCTACACCTCATTCCCGCACTGGCATCACTATCACACGACTCAACCAACACATCGAGTCCGAATACATTTGCATTCTTAATGAAGCTAAACTCATTCAGATACAATTGGGAATACTTTGGCTTTATGTATCCGTAAGAAGCAAAGGCAGTCTTCAGGACTCTTTGATTACCTTCTGCTACTTGGTTGTGGACTCCATTCTTACTCCATCTATTTCGAGCAAATCTGAATCTATTATCCTTTGATCTTGCTGAGTGATTAACTGATCTGTGGTTCTTGTATATTCCCCAAAGCCAAGGGTATCCTTGGTCTGTAAAAAGGGGAGTGCAAGTCGGAAGATGTTCTTTGATTAAAGGTCCGAGAGTATCTGCCTTTTGATTAGGGACTGATGAGAAGAATACTGGTCCTTGCTTTATTGCTATAGTCTGGACTAAGGTTCCGACTTGTTTCCCTCCTAGTTTCTCTGAAAGGTAAATCGAAGAAGTTGCACCACTATGTCTGTATCTTTTCCTACCTTGGCTTGCTCTTTCTCCCGCAGAATATAATACAGCAGTGTCTACGCAAACGTAGGGCCGTTTTGCCATGATCTTGGTAATGTCTCTATTCTCATTAGGAGGTAGTAGGAAGTCTTTGAACTGATCGCTTAAGGCTTCGTATGTGAGCTTCTTATACTTTGGGTTTTGGTCTGACGCAAAGAGTTGGAATCTTCTCTTTAGTAAGCTCGCTGCATTATATCCTATTCTTAGCTTCTTACTTAGTTCTGTTGCTGTTACTACCTTTGGGTATTGGACTAGAGATTCGTAGAGTATATATCCGAACATCCATATTGGTAGTTTGAAGTGATGAAGGGGAGTGTAGCTAAGTCTTGAAGTTAAATATCTACATTGAGAGCATCTAATTAAGTCAGGTCTTGTTGAGATCTCTTTGTCTAAGACTCTATTGTTACATTCAGGAGTTGGACAGTGTTTTGGATAGAAGTCATTTAGTATCTTCTTGGTTATTTCTGTGAAGTAGGTTGTATTGAGTGCAGGATTGTAGTGTTTTGTCCATGTTGTCTGAAGGAAATTTCTACTTGCACTTTTTCTAATTTTAGTGTAGGTGAGGGTTTCGGTTCGGATTCGGGGGAAGAGATAGATAGAAATCCCTTCGCACCAATCCTTACAGGAGCCGCTTTCGGCTCTTGAATAGAATTCGACATCAAAGCATCGAGTCCAAAGACTCGCGCATTCTTAATAAAAGAAAACTCATTCAAATAGAGTGTAGAATTTTGCGGCCGAATGTATCCGTAAGATGCGAATGCGGTTTTGAGAAGACGTTGATTTCCTTCCGCGACTTGATTATGAACTCCATTTTTACTCCAACGATTCCTGGCCCAGCGATATCTGCCTTCCACAGATTTTCCATTGTGATTCACACTTCTATGATTCTTGTAAATATTCCAAAGCCACGGATATCCTTGATCTGTGAATAGCGGAGTAGAAGTAGGAAGATGCTCTCTAATAATAGGTCCGAGAGTATTTGCTTTCTGATTGGGAACAGAACTAAAGAAGGCAGTGCCACTTTTAACAGCAATAGTTTGTACAAGAGTTCCAACTTGCTTACCTCCCAGCTTCTCAGAAAGATATATAGATGCAGTAGCACCACCATGACGATACCGTTTACGACCTTTATTCGCGCGCTCACTCGCCGAATACAAAACGGCTGTATCAGCGCATACATAAAGCCGATTCGCCATTTCACCGCTAATATCAATATCAGCATCAGATAACACGAAATCGCGGAACCGCACAGCTAAATCCTTGTACGCCAACTTCTTATAAACAGGAAGCTGCTAAGAACAGAATAGCTGAAATCGCCGCTTAAGCAAAGAAGCGGCCTTACCACTAATACATAGCTTCTTACAAATCTCGGTAGCAGTCAGAACTTTTGGAAACTGAACCATAGATTCATAGAATACAAATCCAAACATCCATAACGGCAATTTGAAATGATGAAGGGGAGTGTAGCTCAAACGAGAAGTCTGGTAATGACAGACTTTGCATCGAATCACATCCGGCCGCGTACTGATCTCTTTATCCATAACATCGCAACAATTCTTGCAGTGTTTGGATAGAAGTCGGACAAAAGCTTTTTGGCAACAGCAGCATAGAAGCTAGTGTTATGTGGAGTCAGATCACGATTTAAATCATGTTGTCGCCAATTAGTATGTCGGAATTTAGCGGATGAAGCGATCGTACCTTCAGTACGATCGTAAGAGTTAGCTTTTATTGTGAGGATCGGTAGGGAGAGATAGATAGTAATTCCTTAAGTAACTTTCGTTCTCGATACGATCCTTGCAAAAAGTGTTGGAAAATACTTATGCATCCAAAGTCCAAATTCTTCCTTAGGTCCTGCAATTACTGCCTCCAATTTTTCCTCACTAATCGCTTTTAAAATTTTACGGGCACATTCGTTTGCTTGGATTGTGGCTTTCGTATGAAGATTCGGTAACCCATGCTTTGCTCCATCTCCTTTCAGCGCGTTTTGGGAGATCTGAGTCTGTATAAAACCCGGATAAACCAAGGTAACTTTAATTCCTAATGCGCGATTTTCGGCTCTGAGTGCTTCGAAAAATCCAGTTAATGCAGCTTTAGTTGCAGAATATCCTGTTCTATAGGGTACTCCGAATTTTCCAGCCACGCTTGAAATAGATGCTATCCAACCTTTTTTTCTATCTTGAAGAAACGGAAGTGTGGCTAGTGTTAGGGCGATATTTCCGTAAAAATTCACATTCATCAATGTTTCATATGTATTTAAATCGGTATCATGAGCCAATGAACGTTGGCTGATTCCTCCGTTATTAATCAGAACATCAATATGTCCGAATTTACTTAATACCTTTTTGGGAAATTGATCCAAACTTTTGTATTTGCTTAAATCCAAGGGAAGAATCAATGAATTGGTATCACTCAAATTATTTTCGAGTTGTACTCGTTTTAATTGTTCTTTCCGGCGCGCGGAAAGAACAATTTTTGCACCTTGCATTGCCAATTCTTGAACTAATGCTTCTCCGATTCCTGAAGAAGCACCGGTAACCCAAACAACTTTATTATTGTAAAATGATTTCATAATATTCTTTTCTTGCCCTAAGATTCCTGAACGACTTCCAAAATCTGATCGCCTAAATCGATTCGACGATCTGCAGAGCGGATGGATGATTTTACAATATCTCCCGGTTTCAAGTATTCCGTTCTTTTACTCTGGCCTTTAATGAATAGTTTCCATTTCTTCTTCTCGGAGAGAAGTCCGCCGATTTTTTGAACCAATTTGCCTGGCGCCCTAAGTGCGCATCCTGATGGAGTCCCGGTAATAAGAATATCTCCTGGAGATACATTACAAAATTGAGATAATTCGGAAATGGTTTCGGCTGGTTTGAAAACGAGATTGGAAGCGGTGTCATGCTGTCGTATCTGATCATTCACAAGTAAGGTTAGTTCTAATGAATTCAATAGATCAAAATCTCCCGGTTCAAGAACAGCTAAGACAGGGCCAGCGGGCAGAAAGGTACGATACGATTTTCCTTTATACCATTGCATCTGAGGCAATTGAATGTCTCTGGCTGAGACATCGTTCGCCATGAAAAAGGCTGCCACATAATCAGAAACATTTTTGGAGTTCACTTCAATTTTAGAATTTATACTTTTCCCGAAAACAATCCCGAGTTCGATTTCATAATCTAAAAGTTTTACATGATTTGGACGGATAATTTTTCCTATAGGGTTTGAGAGTGATGCGTCGGATTTTGTGAAAAACATATTATAACTTTTATCATCCGGATCCAAACCCGATTCGACCAGATGCTGTCTATAATTAGCGCCTTGACATATGATTTGGCAAGGCGCCGTGACCGGTGAAAGAATCGAAGCTTGCTTTACGGAAAAATTCGTTGTATTCGACTTTATAGGATTCTTTTTTAAGAAATCTAATAGTTCTTTCGTGCTCAAGTCACCTACATTTAGTGGATAAACAATTCCGTTCTCTATTTGGCCCCAATCGATGGTTTTTTCCTTGTTGTATCTTATATAATTCTTTGCCATTTTATTCCCTTCGTATTAATATTTAATCCAATCTCTTGGCGGTCTTTCGACC
Coding sequences within it:
- a CDS encoding flagellar basal body P-ring protein FlgI, whose product is MKRAILLFIIFSLSISGAEVRLKDLAKIEGIRDNQITGYGIVVGLPGTGDSKTPMTTESMKNYLKNLGVDANLKPEQTKNIASVLITANIPSYARKGDRLDVTVSSIGDAKSLEGGVLLQSPLKTANDKIYAVASGVISFGGKENSAGGLGRASKKTVGIVHAGAIVETELKEDFFSNQRVVIRLNSQDFSLMNNVVNRIKETVPEKFGLKADSIQALTPSEIVIEVGAGFSAKSPGLLNLLSDLENITVESNPRAKVVINERSGVIVMGGNISIDEVAVARSGLSLSVADKNRRPTRLSGEKPPTKESFVIEEATQVSDVVEALNKVGASTKDIIAILEALKAAGALHAELEIQ
- a CDS encoding rod-binding protein, whose amino-acid sequence is MIDKIQDYRSKLDLTERPEVQKLLREEKNAKPGQSFPDQLREEFNNTLSGKVSSSEVRMPHNIKEEIAADPYRKKLFDASGEFESIFVKMMLKEMKSTVHKSGLIDGGYAEEIFEDMLYDEYSKNLSANSSLGLAEQIYQSLSSNLPPISKLNSKV
- a CDS encoding sensor histidine kinase; translated protein: MNVISIMSLATFFLYAISLTLLIRSILKNHVMFGPGVFAAAALSTGFFVCVSNFLEHSGISDILDDYEGFARDLFVMFLLIFLYVDSMHREQAKREKDQKRIQNELKEKAFLLTEIHHRVNNNLQIVSSLLSMQRANKEDENISEALRIAQNRIQSIAKIHQIIYDSNNLLQIGAESILDPVIQNLENTYKNKSGKISVNIEIDKNIKLDPDTAMPLGLILNELVTNSLKHAFCEGESGEISVRLEQDDKNLILSVSDSGKGIEDSTNQTEGIGMKLVESLVLQIRGSVLVDSKEGMSVRIVVPKEGKPSIVFTLP
- a CDS encoding superinfection immunity protein encodes the protein MIFGFIGNLSIFEIVFLLPFIGMYFLPSIVAIVKKKNLILIPVLNLFLGWTVIGWIILLFLSVKKPKVD
- a CDS encoding YhjD/YihY/BrkB family envelope integrity protein, coding for MNSHPNTKYSRFFDYIPDAGLGRKLNFTVRVLAASAYRFAKDECLIKASGISYTTIVSLIPMLVVALSLLTITSGLDNRKEEIFDKINAFFLVSNINLDINPYLDTLGELIDAARQIGAIGFILLVFSATTVLRSLENSFNSIWRIEEKRSVLQEFVFYFFVLSIGPLLLVIGDNLAKKVTDVFRPPHYLSMDKDSENHIWIAGENGTLFRMDSGLKKDYYLDEKDIDLKNIRCLDSFGVRVDFCEKPDISKENFVRVSIKDGKVYALSENGLFLSKPVDGSVWNAIYFDNSNFKDFEYINEGNFYLIFSNGEVLHFFTQGRSYKPVFTNVLKIRANRVYFPEPYLGYIVDEDGNVWKSEDGGYTWNATKITGHGLKDIHRIRPGEFFVTGERGSVFKTEDGGYSWKNLSHKRYTFTKVWSIENEESADIFLLDALGNILVSIDGGEHWNTFYIPAKGKVFASGLLDRSENGRFRLLNIGEYRKISLSEYKDVKYETIILQGGESVFSPYNILKFFFPLIGIWLFFLALFTLIPNTKVPIRASSWGAGFTSVIFLAFLYGFQVYITSFSETTMIVYKALASIPIFLIGVYSLSLIVLFGAEVTACVQYPERYYAPFQLIEEHHTAFSYEFRKLIGVLKAVYLVQKESKISPRSGDLAIKSGLHAEEIPRLTKTLSEAGLLVETNEGGAWLPVVSGEDLTLGDFYRRIPEPLLKEDPSFHVYPDKVREKMDKAETSLQKDLDSVCFRDLIE
- a CDS encoding class I SAM-dependent methyltransferase, whose product is MDLSRQKIIQEECPLTGDCDWEPLYRSEFNGFNLPIQICKTCGFQAQFPRPEPESLYTEEYYTGNQEFTYRDERQTEKFDRYVWFARLKNISKFKSSGNFLDIGCSFGGFLECAKEKGFSPYGVEISPFSAKQAEARGFKVWQGQFLDAEIPENFFDVITLIEVIEHLENPKEVFNKLARILKPGGLLLIQTANFDAWQAMEAGKNYHYYLPGHVYYYSAKILRKILAIRGFERQITYLGVDFPLSAKLLKSRGSFSSWKDYLKWFRIFFYHFKSKLSQKGIPLTSSMVHYAIKK
- a CDS encoding class I SAM-dependent methyltransferase, which gives rise to MKPAEHPSKEAWETHYTRPKAKLSYPDENLVRMISKFPSSSNSPKALDFGTGSGRHCVLLKDFGYEVSAADYSENSIQSVKESYPWAKTFLLNSPPYPFADEEFDLIVSWGVLHYNSPELAKSMLDDTFRILKKGGYLAASVRAEGDTHLKAEKGKIGTTDLAGGATWFYSKEDVQNLLQNFSSFEIGYTERTPLGKLDERICHWIFLAKK